The sequence ACCCACCGGACGTCGGCGAAGCGGGTGGCTGCCAGACGGTCGAGTTCCACGGGGGTGAGCACGATCTGGAACGATACGACCACCATGTCGATCACCAAGGTCCTCATCGCCAACCGGGGCGAGATCGCCGTCCGGGTCATCCGCACCTGCCGAGAGCTCGGCATCGCCACCGTGGCGGTGTACTCGGAGCTCGATCGGGACGCGCTCCACGTGCGCCTCGCCGACGAGGCCTACGCCCTCGGCGGCACCACGGCGGCCGAGAGCTACCTCAACACCGAGGCCATCGTCGACATCATCGAGCGCAGCGGCGCCGACGGCGTGCACCCCGGCTACGGGTTCTTCTCCGAGAACGTCGACTTCGCCAGGGCGATGATCGCCTCGGGCACCTGCACCTGGATCGGGCCCCCGCCCGAGGCCATCGAGGTCATGGGCGACAAGATCTCCTCCCGCGAGGCAGCCGAAGCCGCCGGTGTGGCCGGTGTCCCCGGCGACAACACCGTGCTCTCCGACCCCGCCGAGGTCATCGCCTTCGGTGAGTCCAATGGCTGGCCGTTGGCCATCAAGGCCGCCTACGGCGGCGGCGGGCGCGGCATGCGGGTGGTCCGCAGCGCCGACGAGGCCGCCGGGGCCCTCGAGTCGGCCCAGAGCGAGGCCCTCAAGGGCTTCGGCCGCTCCGAGTGCTACATCGAGCGCTACCTCACCTGGCCCCGCCACGTCGAGATGCAGATCATCGCCGACACCCACGGCAACACCGTGTGGGTGGGCGAGCGCGACTGCTCGGCGCAGCGCCGCCACCAGAAGCTGGTGGAGGAGAGCCCCGCTCCCCTGTTCCCCGACGAGGTCCGCCAGGCCATGGGCACCGCCGCGGTGAAGGTCGCCGAGGCGTGCGGCTACGTCAACGCCGGCACCGTCGAGTTCCTCTACCAGGACGGCGAGTTCTTCTTCCTCGAGATGAACACCCGCCTCCAGGTCGAGCACCCCGTCACCGAGATGATCTCCGGCATCGACCTCGTGGCCGAGCAGATCAAGGTCGCCTCCGGCGAGGCGCTGTCGTTCACCCAGGACGACGTCAACGCCGCCCGTCGCGGTCACTCCATCGAGGTCCGGATCAACGCCGAGGACCCCGCCGGCGGGAAGTTCCTGCCGTCGCCGGGGACCATCGACCGCCTCGAGCTGCCCTCCGGGCCGTTCGTGCGCTGGGACGGCGGCTACGAGCAGGGCGACGAGGTCAGCCAGTACTACGACAACCTGATCGGCAAGCTCGTCGTGTGGGGACGCGACCGCGAGGAGGCCCGTCTGCGCATGCTCCGGGCGCTCGACGAGCTCGTGGTCGAGGGCATCAAGACCACCGCCCCCGCCCACCAGGCCATCTTGTCGCACGACGACTTCGCCGCCGGCGAGCACTCCACCAAGTGGGTCGAGGAGCGCCTCGACCTCTCCGAGGTGGGCGTCGAGGCACCGGCCACCGCCCCGGCGGGCGACGACGACGAGCCGCGGGTCCGCCGCGACGTCGACGTCGAGGTCAACGGCAAGCGCTTCAGCGTGTCACTGTGGGTCCCCGAGGCGGCGCCCGTCGTCGCCGGTGCCGCCGGCGCCCAGCGGGCCCGACCCAAGCCCGCCGCCGACAGCGGTGGGGGCGTGGCCGGCGCCGGCCAGGTCACCGTGCCGATGCAGGGCACGATCGTGAACGTGCTCGTGTCGGTTGGCGACACCGTCGAGGTCGGCCAGGCCCTCTGCGTCCTCGAGGCCATGAAGATGGAGAACCAGATCAACGCCGAGACCGCCGGCACGGTGGCCGAGATCAAGGTCGAGCCCGGCCAGGCGGTGGGCACGGGCGACGTGGTCCTCGTCATCGAGTGACCCGCCGGGGCCACTCACCGGAGAGGCCCTCCTACCATCGCTGTCCGATGGCAGGGAACCCGACGTGACGGCCAGCGCCGTGGCCGACGGCCGAAGGGTCGACGCCTTCGGCCACGTCCCCGCCCTCGAGGGGATCCGCGGCCTGGCGGTGGTCCTCGTCATGGCCCACCACTACCTGGTCGGTCATCGGGGGCTGTGGGTCGGGGTCGACGTCTTCTTCGTGCTGAGCGGGTTCCTGATCACCACGGGCCTGCTCGGCCGCTGGTCGGCGGGCCGCCCGCCGCGCCTGGGGCGGTTCTACGCCGCCCGCGCCCGGCGGATCCTGCCCATGATGCTGGTGGTGGTCGTCGCCTACGTGGGGGTGGTATACGACCGGCTGGGGATCGGCGCGGCGTTCCCGCTCGATCAGATCCTGGCGATCCCCTACGAGAACGTCCGCAGCGCGATCGACGGCCCCGTCAACCCCCAGATGGGCCACCTCTGGACCATCGCCGCCGAGGTCCAGTTCTACCTCGTGTGGCCGCTCGTGCTGCTCGGCCTGCTCCGCCTGCGGGTCACCTCGGCGGGCCTCTTCTTGGGGCTGGTCATGGTGGCGGTGGCGGGCGCCGGGCTCCGCCTGGGCCTCTCGCTCCAGGGGGCCACCTGGTTCAGCCTGTACTTCTCCCCCGCCACCCGCTTCGACGGGTTCTTCCTCGGCGGCGCCGTGGGGGTGCTCGCCACCCACGGCACCCTGCGGACCTCGGCGTCGATGGCACAGGCGCTGCGGCTGCTGTCGCCGCTGGCGGTGGCCGCCATCGCCTGGTTCGCGACGGTGGGCGACGTCACCGCCGACCTCGCGTACCGGGGCGGGCTCCTCCTCGCCACCGTCGCCGCCGCCGTGCTCGTCGCCGCCGGCGTCGCCGGTGCCCTCGGACCGCTGCGGATCGTGGTGGAGACCCAGCCGCTGCGCCTCCTGGGCCGCATCTCGTACTCGCTGTACCTGTGGCACCTGCCGATGCTCGCCGCGGTGGCCCTCTGGGTCCCGGGCAAGGGGTGGGATCGCATCACCGCCGCGGCGGTCGCCTCCGTCCTGGTCTCGAGCGCGACCTACCTCTGGGTCGAGCGCCCCTTCCTCGGCGCCGCCAAGCTCCCGGCACCCGCCGAGCCGGAGGAGTCGAGCGTGCCGGAGGCCGAGCGCCCCCCTCCCTGACCGCCCGAGGCCTCGCTCAGTCGGCCGCCTCGGAGAGGGCCTCGGCGAGGGCGGGGTGCACGAGGAGGCTCTCGGCGATGTCGCTGACCCGCAGGCCGGCGGTGACCGCCAGGGCCAGCACCGAGATCAGCTCGGCGGCGTTGCGGCCGACGATCGAGCCCCCGAGGACCACCCCGGTGGCGGGGTCGGAGAGGATCTTCACGAAACCCCGGGCGTCGCCCTCGATGAGCGCCTTGGCCGAGGCCGAGAACGGCACCTTGGTGACCCGGATCTTGCGGCCCTCGGCGAAGGCGTCGGCCTCGGCGAGGCCGACGTCGGCGATCTCGGGCTCGGTGAAGATGGCCGAGGCCGCCTTGTCGTAGTCGAGGTGGCGGTGCTCGCGGGTGTGGAGGCCCATGACGTGCTCGGCCACCTTGCGGCCCTGCATGGAGGCCACCGACGACAGCGGCAGCTTCCCGGAGAGGTCGCCGGCGGCGTAGATGTGCGGGACGTTGGACTGGCCGTGGTGGTTGATCGGGACGTAGCCCCACTCGGTCTCCACCCCGGCGTCCTCGAGGCCGAGGCCCTCGGAGTTGGGGATCGATCCGATGGCGATGAGGGCGTGGGAGCCCACCGCCCGGCGGCCGTCGTCGCAGCGCACGGTGACGGTGTCGCCGTCGCGGTCGATGCCCTCGGCGCGCGCCCCCTTGAGCAGCACCACGCCGCGTCCGAGGAAGTCTTCCTCCAGCGCCGCCGCCACCTCGGGGTCCTTCGCCGGCAGCACGTGGTGGCGGCTGACGATCAGGGTGACCTTGCACCCGAACGACGAGAACATGTGCACGAACTCCACGCCGGTGACGCCGGAGCCGACGACGACGAGGTGCTCGGGCAGCTCGGGCGGCGGGTAGGCGTCGCGGGTGATGAGGATGCGCTCGCCGTCGACGGCCGCCCAGTCGGGGATCCGAGGGCGGCTGCCGGTGCAGAGCAGCACGGCGTCGGCGGTGAGCTCAGCGATGCCGTCGGCGGTCTCCACCACCACCTCGTGAGGCCCCTTGAGGCGGCCGGTGCCCCGCAGGATCTCCACCCCCTGGCTGGCGAGGAGCGTGCAGACCGAGCGGTTGAGGCGGTCCTCGATCTCGGCGTTGCGGGTGCGCAGGGCCTCGAAGTCGAGGCTGGCGTCCATGGCCTCGAGGCCCATCCCCCGGGCCCGACGGGTCAGCGACATGGCGCCCCCGGTGGCGATCATGGCCTTGGACGGGATGCAGTCCCAGAGGTGGGCGGCACCGCCGACGATGTCGCGCTCGACCAGCGTCACCTGGGCGCCGAGCCGGGCGGCGTGGGTGGCGGCCATGTGGCCGGCCGGCCCTCCACCGATGATCACGAAGTGCATCGCCATGCCCTCAAGAGTAAGCGGGGCCCGTCACCGAGCGGTCCCCTCCCACCCTCCGCAAGCTCCGGGCGGGCCCCTCCCCTCGGTGCCACCCGCTGTCGGCCGTTCAGCGGACTCGGCCTACGGCCGAGGCGTCCTTCAACAGGAGGCGGGGGCGCGGAGGGTGGTGTCGTCAGCGGCGAACTCGGTGAAGTCGAGGTGCAGGGAGGACGCCACCGGGGCGGCCTCGATGCGCATGGAACCCGAGAAGTCGTGGCTGACGAGCTCGACGCCGCACTCGTCGTAGACGGTGTAGGTGCCGGCGGTCGCCGAGGTGCCGTCGTCGAGGCGCTCGAGCGTGCCGTCGATCACGACCCGGAAGGTCTGGGCGCCCTCGATGCTCAGGAACAGCTCGCCGACCACGATCGTGGGCGACGTGGTGCCGGGATCGGCAGCCGCCTCGTCGTCGGTGCTCGCCGAGGTGCTCTCGTCGCCCTCGGGCGTGGTGGTGGTGGTGGTGGTGGTGGACGCGCTCGACGACGTGTCGCTCTCCGTCCCGTCGCCGGTCTCGCCGGTCTCGCCGGTCTCGCCAGTCTCGCTGGTCCCGCTGGTCTCGCCGGCGGTGGTGGCGGACCCCTCGTCGTTGGCTCCGCCGTCGCTGAAGGTCAGGCTCCCCCACAGGCTCCCGACGGCCTCGTCGTCGCCCACCGACATGCGCATGCCACCGGAGAGGTGCATGGTCTCGTCGCCGACGGCGCTGAGGTCGGTGGCCTCGAGGGCGGCGCCGAGGCGGGGCGCGGGCGCGACGACCGGCGACTCGGTGGGAGGCGGCGACTCCTCGGCCGACGGCTCCGCGCTCGACCCGGACACCACCACCTCGTCCTCGGCGCCGTCGGCAACGACCTCCTCGACGGTGAAGGCACCGACGGCCGCAGTCTTGGCTCCGACGTTGCTCTTGGCGCCTGCGGCAGGGACCGCACCATCGCCGGTGGCGTCGGACGTGACCTGGTCGCTGGTGGGACCCTCGCGGTAGTCGTTGAAGCGCTGGACGGCTGTGGGGGCGGCGGCGGGGACGATGAGGCCGGCGGTGACGGCGACGATGGCGGCGATGGAGTGGCCCTTGTCGGCGAAGATCGAGCTCGTCTCGGCCACCCGGCTGATGGCGGGCGCCGCCTGGGTGGCGGCCACGGTGACCTCGGCCACCCGGTTGGACGGCTCGGCGAGGGCGACCTTCTCGCTACGACGCAGGATGGGGAAGAGCAGCGCCAGCGCGCCGAGCGCAGCGCCCATGGCCTTGCGCAGCGCGGCTCGGCCCCGGTGGACGCGGACCCGGGCGTTGCCCTCGCTGGTGCCGGTGACGATCGCCACCTGCGAGAACGACAGCTCGTCGACGTAGCGGAGGGTGAGCGCCTGGCGGTAGGACGCGGGGAGGGTGGCCAGGGCGTCGATGACCTGGCGGGGGGTGTCGGAGAGGCGGTCGACGCCCTCGTCGGCGGGCGGGCCGTCGGTCAGGTCGACCGGGTCGCCGGCCACCCGCTCGACGAGGTCGGCCTCGCGCTGGCGGCGGCGGCCCTCGTCGTAGCAGACGTTGGTGAGGATGCGATGGAGCCAGGCCTGGAGGCGGAAGTCGCCCTCGAAGGTGGGCATGGCCCGGTAGGCCCGCACGAAGGTCTCCTGGACGGCATCCTCGGCGGCGTGGACCTCGCCGAGGCGGCGGACGGCGTGGCCGAAGAGGGAGTCGTGGTGGCGCCGGACGATCTCGGCGAAGGCATCGTCGTCGCCGCGCTTGCATGACTCCACCAGGAAGCGAGGGTCGAGATCAGTGATCGCCATTCGCTCAGCTCGCCTCCATGACCGTCGTCGCCGCCGCCGACGGACCCCGTGAGCATACCCCTGTGACGCGAGGCACGGGGCGGATGTCCCCACCGTGGGTGACCACCGGCACCGGCCGCCTAACCTCAAGTCGACGGAACCCCTGGAAGGTGAGCAGGCGATGAGCGACCACCCCTCCCCCGGCGACGAGCCCACCCTCGACGACTGGCGCGCGCTCGCTGCCAAGGACCTCAAGGGGGCCGACCCGGACGACGCGCTCACCTGGCACACGCCCGAGGGCATAGCCGTCAAGGCGATCTACACCCCCGACGACCTCGACGGCCTCGAGGCGGCGGGCACCCTGCCCGGCTTCCCGCCGTTCCTCCGAGGGGTGCGGGCCACGATGTACACCGGGCGCCCGTGGACGATCCGCCAGTACGCCGGGT comes from Acidimicrobiales bacterium and encodes:
- a CDS encoding acetyl-CoA carboxylase biotin carboxylase subunit, which produces MSITKVLIANRGEIAVRVIRTCRELGIATVAVYSELDRDALHVRLADEAYALGGTTAAESYLNTEAIVDIIERSGADGVHPGYGFFSENVDFARAMIASGTCTWIGPPPEAIEVMGDKISSREAAEAAGVAGVPGDNTVLSDPAEVIAFGESNGWPLAIKAAYGGGGRGMRVVRSADEAAGALESAQSEALKGFGRSECYIERYLTWPRHVEMQIIADTHGNTVWVGERDCSAQRRHQKLVEESPAPLFPDEVRQAMGTAAVKVAEACGYVNAGTVEFLYQDGEFFFLEMNTRLQVEHPVTEMISGIDLVAEQIKVASGEALSFTQDDVNAARRGHSIEVRINAEDPAGGKFLPSPGTIDRLELPSGPFVRWDGGYEQGDEVSQYYDNLIGKLVVWGRDREEARLRMLRALDELVVEGIKTTAPAHQAILSHDDFAAGEHSTKWVEERLDLSEVGVEAPATAPAGDDDEPRVRRDVDVEVNGKRFSVSLWVPEAAPVVAGAAGAQRARPKPAADSGGGVAGAGQVTVPMQGTIVNVLVSVGDTVEVGQALCVLEAMKMENQINAETAGTVAEIKVEPGQAVGTGDVVLVIE
- a CDS encoding acyltransferase codes for the protein MTASAVADGRRVDAFGHVPALEGIRGLAVVLVMAHHYLVGHRGLWVGVDVFFVLSGFLITTGLLGRWSAGRPPRLGRFYAARARRILPMMLVVVVAYVGVVYDRLGIGAAFPLDQILAIPYENVRSAIDGPVNPQMGHLWTIAAEVQFYLVWPLVLLGLLRLRVTSAGLFLGLVMVAVAGAGLRLGLSLQGATWFSLYFSPATRFDGFFLGGAVGVLATHGTLRTSASMAQALRLLSPLAVAAIAWFATVGDVTADLAYRGGLLLATVAAAVLVAAGVAGALGPLRIVVETQPLRLLGRISYSLYLWHLPMLAAVALWVPGKGWDRITAAAVASVLVSSATYLWVERPFLGAAKLPAPAEPEESSVPEAERPPP
- a CDS encoding FAD-dependent oxidoreductase, with the translated sequence MAMHFVIIGGGPAGHMAATHAARLGAQVTLVERDIVGGAAHLWDCIPSKAMIATGGAMSLTRRARGMGLEAMDASLDFEALRTRNAEIEDRLNRSVCTLLASQGVEILRGTGRLKGPHEVVVETADGIAELTADAVLLCTGSRPRIPDWAAVDGERILITRDAYPPPELPEHLVVVGSGVTGVEFVHMFSSFGCKVTLIVSRHHVLPAKDPEVAAALEEDFLGRGVVLLKGARAEGIDRDGDTVTVRCDDGRRAVGSHALIAIGSIPNSEGLGLEDAGVETEWGYVPINHHGQSNVPHIYAAGDLSGKLPLSSVASMQGRKVAEHVMGLHTREHRHLDYDKAASAIFTEPEIADVGLAEADAFAEGRKIRVTKVPFSASAKALIEGDARGFVKILSDPATGVVLGGSIVGRNAAELISVLALAVTAGLRVSDIAESLLVHPALAEALSEAAD
- a CDS encoding sigma-70 family RNA polymerase sigma factor; translation: MAITDLDPRFLVESCKRGDDDAFAEIVRRHHDSLFGHAVRRLGEVHAAEDAVQETFVRAYRAMPTFEGDFRLQAWLHRILTNVCYDEGRRRQREADLVERVAGDPVDLTDGPPADEGVDRLSDTPRQVIDALATLPASYRQALTLRYVDELSFSQVAIVTGTSEGNARVRVHRGRAALRKAMGAALGALALLFPILRRSEKVALAEPSNRVAEVTVAATQAAPAISRVAETSSIFADKGHSIAAIVAVTAGLIVPAAAPTAVQRFNDYREGPTSDQVTSDATGDGAVPAAGAKSNVGAKTAAVGAFTVEEVVADGAEDEVVVSGSSAEPSAEESPPPTESPVVAPAPRLGAALEATDLSAVGDETMHLSGGMRMSVGDDEAVGSLWGSLTFSDGGANDEGSATTAGETSGTSETGETGETGETGDGTESDTSSSASTTTTTTTTPEGDESTSASTDDEAAADPGTTSPTIVVGELFLSIEGAQTFRVVIDGTLERLDDGTSATAGTYTVYDECGVELVSHDFSGSMRIEAAPVASSLHLDFTEFAADDTTLRAPASC